In Rhizobiales bacterium NRL2, a genomic segment contains:
- a CDS encoding cytochrome C, translating to MRLVSLAFAAAVIAATLAGIWWLGQSPDSGGGAQVAVDVPDLSAEAEAGAAVFKRSCVVCHGANAAGGPGGPPLVHRIYEPSHHGDGAFVRAVRQGVRQHHWNFGDMAPVPGVSDQELAQIIAYVRELQRANGIE from the coding sequence ATGAGGCTGGTTTCTCTTGCCTTTGCGGCCGCGGTGATCGCGGCGACCCTGGCCGGCATCTGGTGGCTCGGCCAGAGTCCCGATTCCGGCGGCGGCGCGCAGGTGGCCGTTGACGTACCGGATCTGTCAGCCGAGGCCGAAGCCGGCGCAGCGGTGTTCAAGCGGAGCTGCGTCGTCTGCCACGGCGCCAATGCGGCCGGGGGCCCGGGCGGCCCGCCGCTGGTCCACCGGATCTACGAGCCCTCACACCATGGCGACGGGGCCTTCGTTCGCGCCGTCCGGCAGGGCGTTCGTCAGCATCACTGGAACTTCGGCGACATGGCGCCGGTACCCGGCGTCAGCGATCAGGAACTCGCGCAGATCATCGCCTATGTCCGCGAACTCCAGCGCGCCAACGGGATCGAATAG
- a CDS encoding ATP-dependent Clp protease ATP-binding subunit ClpA, producing the protein MPSLSKNLEDTLRRALRLAGERRHEYATLEHLLLSLTEDQDALAVLRACNVDVAALGRDLTDFVDTQLSDLVQDFEDEAKPTLSFQRVVQRALIHVQSSGREEVTGANILVAIFAERESHAAYFLQRQDMTRLDAVSYISHGIAKAPGMNAARPVRGADEEPVEGEESEEPGETEEAEDGRPETEALSAYCVDLNEKARSGKIDPLIGRALEIERTIQILCRRSKNNPLYVGEPGVGKTAIAEGLARRIVEGDVPEVLKEATIFALDMGALLAGTRYRGDFEERLKAVIREVEDYDGAILFIDEIHTIIGAGATSGGAMDASNLLKPALASGTIRCIGSTTYKEYRGYFEKDRALLRRFQKIDVNEPTVDDAIKILTGLKPYYEEHHNVRYTHDALKTAVELSARYIHDRKLPDKAIDVIDEVGAAEMLKPNNRRRKVLGVKDVEAVIAKMARIPPKSVTKKDESTLANLESDLKQAVFGQDSAVEALASAVKLARAGLREPEKPIGSYLFSGPTGVGKTEAARQLAETMGLELHRFDMSEYMERHTVSRLIGAPPGYVGFDQGGLLTDAIDQHPHSILLLDEIEKAHPDVFNLLLQVMDHGKLTDHNGKKIDFRNVILIMTTNAGAAEMQKQAIGFGRGLKEDEDSEAIKKIFTPEFRNRLDAVIAFAPLGPEVVARVVDKFVLQLEGQLIDRNVTISLTDAARSWLADRGYTVEFGARPLARVIQESIKQPLAEELLFGKLKKGGHVKVRLAEGKLAFDLEAAPEKPGKSKKSGGGKRKKSVSQNTN; encoded by the coding sequence TTGCCCTCACTGTCCAAAAATCTCGAAGACACCCTGCGCCGCGCGCTCCGGCTGGCCGGAGAGCGGCGGCACGAATACGCGACGCTTGAGCATCTGCTGCTCAGTCTGACCGAGGACCAGGACGCTCTGGCAGTGCTGCGCGCCTGCAATGTCGACGTGGCCGCGCTGGGGCGCGACCTGACGGACTTCGTCGACACGCAGCTCAGCGACCTGGTGCAGGATTTCGAGGACGAGGCCAAGCCGACGCTGAGTTTCCAGCGTGTGGTCCAGCGGGCGCTGATCCACGTGCAGTCGTCGGGCCGCGAGGAAGTGACGGGCGCCAACATCCTGGTCGCCATCTTCGCCGAGCGTGAAAGCCACGCCGCCTACTTCCTGCAGCGCCAGGACATGACCCGTCTCGACGCCGTCAGCTACATCAGCCATGGAATCGCCAAGGCGCCCGGCATGAACGCCGCGCGTCCGGTCCGCGGCGCCGACGAGGAGCCCGTCGAAGGCGAGGAGAGCGAGGAGCCCGGCGAGACCGAAGAGGCCGAAGACGGCCGGCCCGAGACCGAGGCGCTCTCCGCCTATTGCGTCGACCTCAACGAGAAGGCGCGTTCGGGTAAGATCGATCCGCTGATCGGGCGCGCTCTGGAGATCGAGCGCACGATCCAGATCCTCTGCCGCCGCTCCAAGAACAACCCGCTCTACGTGGGCGAGCCCGGCGTCGGCAAGACCGCCATCGCCGAAGGCCTGGCGCGGCGCATCGTCGAGGGCGACGTCCCCGAGGTGCTGAAGGAGGCCACGATCTTCGCCCTCGACATGGGGGCGCTGCTGGCCGGCACGCGCTATCGCGGCGACTTCGAGGAACGGCTGAAGGCCGTCATCCGGGAGGTCGAGGACTATGACGGCGCGATCCTGTTCATCGACGAGATCCATACCATCATCGGCGCCGGGGCGACCTCCGGCGGCGCGATGGATGCGTCCAACCTGCTGAAGCCGGCGCTGGCTTCGGGCACGATCCGCTGCATCGGCTCGACGACCTACAAGGAATACCGCGGCTATTTCGAGAAGGACCGTGCGCTGCTGCGCCGGTTCCAGAAGATCGACGTCAACGAGCCGACGGTGGACGACGCCATCAAGATCCTCACCGGTCTGAAGCCGTACTACGAGGAACACCACAACGTCCGTTACACCCACGATGCGCTGAAGACGGCGGTCGAACTGTCGGCCCGCTACATCCATGACCGCAAGCTGCCCGACAAGGCCATCGACGTCATCGACGAGGTGGGCGCGGCCGAGATGCTGAAGCCGAACAACCGCCGCAGGAAGGTGCTGGGCGTGAAGGACGTGGAAGCGGTCATCGCCAAGATGGCCCGCATCCCGCCGAAGTCCGTCACCAAGAAGGACGAGAGCACGCTGGCCAACCTGGAATCCGACCTCAAGCAGGCGGTGTTCGGCCAGGACTCGGCGGTCGAGGCGCTGGCCTCGGCGGTCAAGCTGGCCCGCGCCGGCCTCCGCGAACCGGAAAAGCCGATCGGCAGCTATCTGTTCTCCGGCCCGACCGGCGTCGGCAAGACAGAGGCCGCGCGGCAGCTGGCCGAAACCATGGGGCTGGAACTCCATCGCTTCGACATGTCGGAATACATGGAGCGTCACACAGTCAGCCGTCTGATCGGCGCGCCGCCGGGCTATGTCGGTTTCGATCAGGGCGGCCTGCTGACCGACGCGATCGACCAGCATCCGCATTCGATCCTGCTGCTCGACGAGATCGAGAAGGCCCATCCGGATGTCTTCAACCTGCTGCTGCAGGTGATGGACCACGGCAAGCTGACCGATCACAACGGCAAGAAGATCGACTTCCGTAACGTCATCCTGATCATGACCACGAACGCCGGCGCCGCCGAGATGCAGAAGCAGGCCATCGGTTTCGGCCGCGGGCTGAAGGAGGACGAGGACTCCGAGGCGATCAAGAAGATCTTCACGCCGGAGTTCCGCAACCGCCTCGACGCCGTGATCGCCTTCGCGCCGCTTGGACCGGAAGTGGTGGCCCGCGTGGTCGACAAGTTCGTCCTGCAGCTCGAGGGCCAGCTCATCGACCGCAACGTCACCATCTCCCTGACCGACGCCGCACGGAGCTGGCTCGCCGACCGAGGCTACACGGTGGAGTTCGGCGCCCGGCCGCTGGCCCGGGTGATCCAGGAATCCATCAAGCAGCCGCTGGCGGAGGAGTTGCTCTTCGGCAAGCTGAAGAAGGGCGGGCATGTGAAGGTGCGGCTGGCCGAGGGCAAGCTCGCCTTCGACCTGGAAGCCGCGCCCGAAAAGCCCGGGAAATCGAAGAAGTCCGGCGGCGGCAAGCGGAAGAAGTCGGTTTCCCAGAACACCAACTGA
- a CDS encoding ATP-dependent Clp protease adapter ClpS, which yields MADKRIDNDSETGVVTKAKPKTKKPSLWRVLMLNDDYTPMEFVVYVLQRYFNKDQEAATQIMLHVHQKGVGVCGVYPYEVAETKVTQVINLARENQHPLQCTLEKAE from the coding sequence ATGGCCGACAAACGTATCGATAACGACAGCGAGACGGGCGTCGTCACAAAGGCGAAGCCGAAGACCAAGAAGCCGTCGCTCTGGCGCGTGCTGATGCTGAACGACGATTACACTCCGATGGAATTTGTCGTCTACGTCCTGCAGCGCTATTTCAACAAGGATCAGGAAGCGGCGACGCAGATCATGCTGCACGTACACCAGAAGGGAGTGGGCGTCTGTGGCGTCTACCCCTACGAGGTCGCCGAGACCAAGGTCACCCAGGTCATCAACCTGGCGCGGGAGAACCAGCACCCCCTGCAATGCACACTAGAAAAGGCTGAATAG
- a CDS encoding oxidoreductase, which yields MQDLKGKAAIVTGSATGVGAATAKLLAAQGCNVVVNYTKSKAEAEETMEACRAEGVKAIAVQANVAEDDDCRKLVDACIGEFGRLDHLVNNAGTTKFVAHSDLEGLDADDFRWIYSVNVVGPYQMIKHAAPHMRKNGGSVTNVSSIAGVTGLGSCVAYAASKGALNTMTLSLARALGPEIRVNAICPGMIQGKWLREGMGEDRYDGVLQHQLKTNPLQKVSTPEDNARAILMFIQGSDLITGETLLVDGGFHLGFAPTVAR from the coding sequence ATGCAGGATCTGAAGGGTAAGGCCGCCATCGTCACGGGTTCGGCGACCGGCGTCGGCGCGGCGACCGCGAAGCTGCTGGCCGCGCAGGGCTGCAACGTCGTCGTCAACTACACCAAGTCCAAGGCCGAGGCCGAGGAGACCATGGAGGCGTGCCGCGCCGAGGGCGTGAAGGCCATCGCCGTGCAGGCCAATGTCGCCGAGGACGACGACTGCAGGAAGCTGGTCGACGCCTGCATCGGCGAATTCGGCCGCCTCGATCATCTGGTCAACAATGCGGGAACCACGAAGTTCGTCGCCCATTCGGACCTCGAGGGTCTGGACGCCGACGATTTCCGCTGGATCTACTCGGTCAACGTCGTCGGCCCCTACCAGATGATCAAGCACGCCGCGCCGCACATGCGCAAGAACGGCGGCAGCGTCACCAACGTCTCCTCCATCGCCGGCGTCACCGGCCTCGGCTCCTGCGTGGCCTACGCCGCCTCCAAGGGCGCGCTGAACACCATGACGCTGTCGCTGGCCCGCGCGCTGGGTCCGGAGATCCGCGTCAACGCCATCTGCCCGGGGATGATCCAGGGCAAGTGGCTGCGCGAAGGCATGGGCGAGGACCGCTATGACGGTGTTCTCCAGCACCAGTTGAAGACCAACCCGCTGCAGAAGGTCTCGACGCCGGAGGACAACGCCCGCGCGATCCTGATGTTCATCCAGGGTTCCGACCTGATCACCGGCGAGACCCTGCTGGTCGACGGCGGCTTCCACCTCGGCTTCGCGCCCACCGTCGCGCGGTAA
- a CDS encoding peptide deformylase produces MALLPIITAPDPRLRVKSEPVGTVDDDLRRLMDDMLETMYDAPGVGLSAIQVGVPKRVMVVDCASDDAAPEPIHLVNPVIREASPDLRAYEEGCLSLPEQYAEVERHDRITVDYLDRDGRAQTLEADGLLSTCIQHEMDHFDGVLFVDHISALKRSMIMKRLKKAKKLKATG; encoded by the coding sequence ATGGCCCTCTTGCCCATCATCACCGCGCCCGACCCGCGTCTGCGGGTGAAGTCCGAGCCCGTCGGGACCGTCGACGACGATCTCCGCCGGCTGATGGATGACATGCTGGAGACCATGTACGACGCCCCCGGCGTCGGCCTTTCGGCCATCCAGGTCGGCGTGCCCAAGAGGGTGATGGTCGTGGACTGTGCGTCCGATGACGCCGCCCCCGAGCCGATCCATCTCGTCAACCCGGTGATCCGCGAGGCTTCGCCCGACTTGCGCGCCTACGAGGAAGGCTGCCTGTCGCTGCCCGAGCAGTACGCCGAGGTGGAGCGCCACGACCGCATCACCGTCGACTATCTGGACCGGGACGGCCGGGCCCAGACGCTGGAGGCGGATGGCCTGCTGTCCACCTGCATCCAGCACGAGATGGACCATTTCGACGGCGTGCTCTTCGTCGACCACATCTCGGCGCTGAAACGGTCGATGATCATGAAGCGGCTGAAGAAGGCGAAGAAGCTGAAGGCGACGGGGTGA
- a CDS encoding methionyl-tRNA formyltransferase — protein sequence MGTPDFAVPALRALHEAGHEIAAVYSQPPRAAGRRGRKTIPGPVHAAAEALGLKVLTPVSLKKPEAQAEFAAHEADVAVVAAYGLILPQAILDAPRLGCFNIHASLLPRWRGAAPIQRAVMAGDEKTGVTIMQMDAGLDTGDMALKAETAIGPCDTTQSLHDRLAEMGAALIVDALRRLIEGTLELTPQPEDGVTYAGKIDKAEAHVDWTRPVADIDRLIRGLAPFPGAWFEHEGERVKVHMATPAAGAAEAAPGTVVDGELTVQCGDGLIRLEVLQRAGGKPMDAATFQRGRAIPAGAVLG from the coding sequence ATGGGCACGCCGGATTTCGCCGTGCCAGCGCTCCGCGCGCTGCACGAGGCCGGCCACGAGATCGCCGCGGTCTATTCCCAGCCGCCGCGCGCCGCGGGCCGGAGGGGGCGGAAGACGATACCCGGCCCCGTCCACGCCGCCGCCGAGGCGCTGGGGCTGAAGGTTCTGACCCCGGTGTCGCTGAAGAAGCCGGAAGCGCAGGCGGAATTCGCGGCGCACGAGGCGGACGTCGCCGTGGTCGCCGCCTATGGCCTGATCCTGCCGCAGGCGATTCTCGACGCGCCGCGGCTCGGCTGTTTCAACATCCACGCCTCGCTGCTGCCGCGCTGGCGCGGCGCCGCGCCGATCCAACGCGCGGTCATGGCGGGCGACGAAAAGACCGGCGTCACCATCATGCAGATGGACGCCGGCCTGGACACCGGCGACATGGCGCTGAAGGCGGAGACAGCCATCGGCCCGTGCGACACCACCCAGAGCCTGCACGACCGGCTGGCCGAGATGGGCGCGGCGCTGATCGTCGACGCGCTGCGGCGGCTGATCGAAGGCACGCTGGAACTGACGCCCCAGCCCGAAGATGGCGTGACCTACGCCGGCAAGATCGACAAGGCGGAGGCGCATGTCGACTGGACCCGACCGGTCGCGGATATCGACCGGCTGATCCGCGGCCTCGCCCCCTTCCCCGGCGCCTGGTTCGAGCATGAGGGCGAGCGGGTCAAGGTTCACATGGCCACGCCCGCCGCCGGCGCCGCCGAGGCCGCGCCCGGCACGGTGGTCGACGGGGAACTGACGGTGCAGTGCGGCGACGGGCTGATCCGGCTGGAGGTCCTGCAGCGCGCCGGCGGCAAGCCGATGGACGCCGCCACCTTCCAGCGCGGCCGGGCGATCCCCGCCGGCGCCGTGCTGGGCTGA
- a CDS encoding tRNA pseudouridine(38,39,40) synthase TruA → MPRYRLMLEYDGAGFVGWQRQTNGLAVQQVIEEGIHAFTGETVTAIAAGRTDSGVHALAMTVHADIAREMPASKIRDALAHHVRPHPVTVLSVEAVHEGFSARFDCVKRQYLYRILNRAAVPALNRGRVWHVAQPLDVDAMNRAAAHLHGHHDFESFRSAHCQADTAVKTLDTLEVTREGEEVRIVCSARSFLHNQVRIMAGTLVDVGKGRWTPAEVRAALKARDRTAAGPTAPAHGLYFVKAEYPPR, encoded by the coding sequence ATGCCGCGCTATCGCCTGATGCTGGAATATGACGGCGCGGGCTTCGTCGGCTGGCAACGCCAGACCAATGGCCTCGCCGTCCAGCAGGTGATCGAAGAAGGCATCCACGCCTTCACCGGGGAAACGGTGACGGCGATCGCCGCGGGCCGGACGGATTCGGGCGTTCACGCCCTCGCCATGACCGTCCATGCCGACATCGCCCGGGAGATGCCGGCGTCCAAGATCCGCGACGCGCTGGCCCACCATGTCCGCCCCCATCCGGTGACCGTGCTCTCGGTCGAGGCCGTCCACGAGGGTTTCAGCGCCCGCTTCGACTGCGTGAAGCGGCAATACCTCTATCGCATCCTCAACCGCGCCGCCGTCCCGGCGCTGAATCGGGGCCGCGTCTGGCACGTCGCCCAGCCGCTCGACGTCGACGCGATGAACCGGGCGGCGGCGCATCTTCACGGCCACCACGACTTCGAGAGCTTCCGTTCCGCCCACTGCCAGGCCGATACGGCGGTGAAGACGCTCGACACGCTGGAAGTGACGCGGGAAGGCGAGGAAGTGCGGATCGTCTGTTCCGCGCGGTCGTTCCTGCACAACCAGGTCCGCATCATGGCCGGCACATTGGTGGACGTGGGCAAGGGCCGATGGACGCCGGCCGAAGTCAGGGCCGCGCTCAAGGCCCGTGACCGCACCGCCGCCGGCCCCACCGCGCCGGCTCACGGGCTCTATTTCGTCAAAGCAGAATATCCGCCGCGGTAG
- a CDS encoding galactonate dehydratase, with the protein MTEALTIRLDDRDNVAVARVDILPGTEIGGGVKAAHHIPAGHKIALSAIADGAAVRKYDQIIGFAEGAIRPGDHVHTHNCVFAMFDRDYAVGQDVKPVDYVPEAERATFDGYRRANGRAATRNYIGILTSVNCSATVARYVAEQFRHPDMLAEYPNIDGVVALTHGTGCGMASTGEGMRMLSRTFAGYARHPNFAGLLFIGLGCEAAQLGMMMDVEGLKPGPLLHMFTIQDSGGTTATVRKGVELVKEMLPHANAFRREPIPASELILGLECGGSDAYSGISANPALGAAADLLVRHGGTACLGETPEIYGAEHLLTRRAVSPEVADKLIARIRWWEDYVAKNDGSMDNNPSPGNKEGGLTTILEKSLGAAAKGGTTNLADVYAYGERIASKGFVFMDTPGYDPVSVTGFVAGGANVVCFTTGRGSVFGCKPVPSIKLATNSAMYGRMSDDMDVNCGLVIDGEKSVAEMGEEIFRKILATASGEPTCSERLGFGDDEFLPWQIGAVM; encoded by the coding sequence ATGACCGAGGCGCTGACGATACGGCTCGACGACCGGGACAACGTGGCCGTGGCCCGCGTGGATATCCTGCCGGGCACCGAGATCGGGGGCGGCGTGAAGGCGGCGCACCACATCCCGGCCGGCCACAAGATCGCGCTTTCCGCCATCGCCGACGGCGCGGCGGTGCGGAAATACGATCAGATCATCGGCTTTGCCGAAGGCGCCATCCGGCCCGGTGATCACGTCCACACCCACAACTGCGTCTTCGCGATGTTCGACCGCGACTACGCCGTCGGCCAGGACGTGAAGCCGGTCGATTACGTGCCCGAGGCCGAGCGGGCGACCTTTGACGGCTACCGCCGGGCGAACGGCCGGGCCGCGACGCGGAACTACATCGGCATTCTCACCTCGGTGAACTGCTCGGCCACGGTGGCGCGCTACGTCGCCGAACAGTTCCGCCATCCCGACATGCTGGCCGAATATCCGAACATCGACGGCGTCGTGGCGCTGACCCACGGCACCGGCTGCGGCATGGCCTCGACGGGGGAGGGGATGCGGATGCTGTCGCGCACCTTCGCGGGCTATGCGCGGCATCCGAACTTCGCCGGCCTGCTGTTCATCGGGCTTGGCTGCGAGGCGGCCCAGCTCGGCATGATGATGGATGTGGAGGGGCTGAAGCCGGGACCGCTGCTGCACATGTTCACCATCCAGGACTCGGGCGGCACCACGGCGACGGTGCGCAAGGGCGTGGAACTGGTGAAGGAGATGCTGCCTCACGCCAACGCCTTCCGGCGCGAGCCGATCCCGGCCTCGGAACTGATCCTGGGGCTGGAGTGCGGTGGCTCGGATGCCTATTCAGGCATTTCCGCCAACCCGGCGCTGGGCGCAGCTGCGGACCTGCTTGTGCGTCACGGCGGCACGGCCTGTCTCGGCGAGACGCCCGAGATCTATGGCGCCGAGCATCTGCTGACCCGCCGCGCCGTCAGCCCGGAAGTCGCCGACAAGCTGATCGCCAGGATCCGCTGGTGGGAGGACTATGTGGCGAAGAACGACGGCTCCATGGACAACAACCCCAGCCCCGGCAACAAGGAGGGCGGTTTGACCACCATCCTCGAGAAGTCGCTCGGCGCCGCGGCCAAGGGCGGCACGACGAACCTGGCCGACGTCTATGCCTATGGCGAGCGGATCGCATCGAAGGGCTTCGTGTTCATGGACACGCCCGGCTACGACCCTGTCTCCGTGACCGGCTTCGTCGCCGGCGGCGCGAACGTGGTCTGTTTCACCACAGGCCGCGGCTCGGTATTCGGCTGCAAGCCCGTGCCGTCTATCAAGCTGGCGACGAATTCGGCGATGTACGGACGCATGTCCGACGACATGGACGTCAATTGCGGCCTGGTCATCGACGGCGAGAAGTCGGTCGCCGAGATGGGCGAGGAGATCTTCCGGAAGATCCTGGCCACGGCTTCCGGCGAGCCGACCTGCTCGGAGCGGCTCGGCTTCGGCGACGACGAGTTCCTGCCCTGGCAGATCGGGGCGGTGATGTGA
- a CDS encoding acyl-CoA dehydrogenase, whose translation MEFIQTERSLEMQERISAFMDKYVYPNEEKMSDEIAEGDRWQPIPTLEELKKVAKSEGLWNFFLPEHEGGPGFTNLEYAPLCEIMGRSPFASEIFNCSAPDTGNMEVLARYATKEQQERWLTPLLAGEIRSCFAMTEPEVASSDATNIQTRIERDGDEYVINGRKWWSSGIGDPRCKILVLMGKTDPDNPDRYKQQSMILVPRDSKGITVKRMLPVFGYDDAPHGHGEVIFDNVRVPAENILLGEGRGFEIAQGRLGPGRIHHCMRSIGVSERALEKMIKRLKSRVAFGKPVIEQSVWKERIAESRIMIDQNRLYVYYAAWRMDTVGNKEARREIAGIKVSVPNIACKITDWAIQAHGGGGVTTDFGTASMYAHQRTLRLADGPDEVHRDQLARLEIRRWN comes from the coding sequence ATGGAATTCATCCAGACCGAACGCAGCCTGGAGATGCAGGAACGCATCAGCGCGTTCATGGACAAGTACGTCTATCCCAACGAGGAGAAGATGTCGGACGAGATCGCCGAGGGCGACCGCTGGCAGCCGATTCCGACCCTCGAGGAGCTGAAGAAGGTCGCGAAGTCGGAAGGCCTGTGGAACTTCTTCCTGCCCGAGCACGAAGGCGGCCCCGGCTTCACCAACCTGGAATACGCCCCGCTCTGCGAGATCATGGGCCGTTCCCCCTTCGCCTCCGAGATCTTCAACTGCTCGGCGCCGGACACCGGCAACATGGAAGTGCTGGCCCGCTACGCCACCAAGGAACAGCAGGAGCGGTGGCTGACGCCGCTGCTGGCCGGCGAGATCCGGTCCTGCTTCGCCATGACCGAGCCCGAGGTGGCGTCCTCCGACGCCACCAACATCCAGACCCGGATCGAGCGTGACGGCGACGAATACGTCATCAACGGCCGCAAGTGGTGGTCGTCGGGAATCGGCGATCCGCGCTGCAAGATCCTGGTGCTGATGGGCAAGACCGATCCGGACAATCCCGATCGCTACAAGCAGCAGTCCATGATCCTGGTCCCGCGCGACTCCAAGGGCATCACCGTCAAGCGCATGCTGCCGGTGTTCGGCTATGACGACGCGCCGCACGGCCATGGCGAGGTGATCTTCGACAATGTCCGCGTGCCGGCCGAGAACATCCTGCTGGGCGAGGGCCGCGGTTTCGAGATCGCCCAGGGCCGCCTCGGCCCGGGCCGCATCCATCACTGCATGCGCTCCATCGGCGTGTCCGAGCGGGCGCTGGAGAAGATGATCAAGCGGCTCAAGTCCCGCGTCGCCTTCGGCAAGCCGGTGATCGAGCAGTCGGTCTGGAAGGAACGTATCGCCGAGAGCCGGATCATGATCGACCAGAACCGCCTCTATGTGTACTACGCCGCCTGGCGCATGGACACGGTGGGCAACAAGGAAGCCCGCCGCGAGATCGCCGGCATCAAGGTCTCGGTGCCGAACATCGCCTGCAAGATCACCGACTGGGCCATCCAGGCCCATGGCGGCGGCGGCGTCACCACCGACTTCGGCACGGCGTCGATGTATGCGCACCAGCGCACGCTGCGTCTGGCCGACGGCCCGGACGAGGTGCACCGCGACCAGCTCGCACGGCTCGAAATCCGCCGCTGGAACTGA
- a CDS encoding signal peptidase II — protein MPLRPFLIALVLIAVDQLSKIWLVSVMEGRECTIINGLPEICRPIEILSFFNIVMVWNTGVSFGMFSDSGAPLILGLINLAVAAALAVWLARAESRALRAGLTLVIAGAVGNAIDRFAYGAVADFFDVHLSGAAAQWAIDTFGTNHWPAFNVADMAISVGVVLLLFDSLFARGDRSKRAP, from the coding sequence ATGCCGCTTCGCCCCTTCCTCATCGCGCTCGTCCTGATCGCCGTCGACCAGCTCAGCAAGATCTGGCTGGTCTCGGTCATGGAAGGGCGGGAGTGCACCATCATCAACGGCCTGCCGGAGATCTGCCGCCCGATCGAGATCCTGTCCTTCTTCAACATCGTCATGGTCTGGAACACGGGCGTGAGCTTCGGGATGTTCTCGGATTCCGGCGCGCCGCTCATTCTGGGCCTGATCAACCTGGCCGTCGCCGCCGCGCTGGCGGTCTGGCTGGCGCGCGCCGAGAGCCGCGCGCTCCGCGCCGGCCTGACGCTGGTCATCGCCGGCGCGGTGGGCAACGCCATCGATCGTTTCGCCTATGGCGCGGTCGCCGACTTCTTCGACGTCCATCTGTCGGGCGCCGCCGCGCAATGGGCGATCGACACCTTCGGCACCAACCACTGGCCCGCCTTCAACGTCGCCGACATGGCGATCTCCGTGGGCGTCGTACTGCTGCTTTTCGATTCCTTGTTCGCGCGCGGGGATCGTTCTAAAAGGGCGCCATGA
- a CDS encoding zinc protease: MTGRRSLDDDGGPYVRPLIAGLAAAMVLTLFAPRADAGLFDPQTFTLDNGMEVVVVPDHRAPVVVHMVWYRVGAADEPKGKSGIAHFLEHLMFKGTEKIPPGEFSKIVAANGGRDNAFTSQDYTAYFQVVAKDRLPLMMEMEADRMVNLRLDAESVATERQVILEERRQRTDATPQGQFGEQVQATFYLSHPYSEPIIGWEEEIKSLTREDALAFYEQYYAPNNAILVVAGDITAEELKPLAEKHYGVLPANEALERPTLPHEPPHRAARRITDSDPRVAEPSWQRQYIADSANWGEPDNVIALQVLGDILGGGSTSRLYRALVVEQGIAASAGAWYSGVNRGPGAFGLYATPARGAEIEDLERAIDAEIRRVIEDGVTQEELDRARTVLLAEAVYMRDSLSQGARVFGSSLVAGLTVEDVESWPERLKGVTVDDVVRAARANFRPEASVTAILSPENPS; encoded by the coding sequence ATGACCGGCAGACGGTCACTTGATGACGACGGAGGGCCTTACGTGCGACCCCTGATTGCGGGCCTGGCTGCAGCCATGGTCCTGACGCTGTTCGCGCCGCGCGCCGACGCCGGTCTGTTCGATCCGCAGACCTTCACCCTGGACAACGGCATGGAAGTGGTGGTCGTCCCCGACCACCGCGCCCCGGTCGTGGTGCACATGGTCTGGTACCGCGTGGGCGCGGCCGACGAGCCGAAGGGGAAGTCGGGCATCGCCCACTTCCTGGAGCATCTGATGTTCAAGGGCACGGAAAAGATTCCGCCCGGCGAGTTCTCCAAGATCGTCGCCGCCAACGGCGGCCGCGACAACGCCTTCACTTCCCAGGATTACACCGCCTATTTCCAGGTCGTGGCGAAGGACCGCCTGCCGCTGATGATGGAGATGGAGGCGGACCGGATGGTCAATCTGCGCCTCGACGCGGAGAGCGTCGCGACCGAGCGCCAGGTCATTCTGGAGGAACGCCGCCAGCGCACCGACGCCACGCCGCAGGGCCAGTTCGGCGAGCAGGTGCAGGCGACCTTCTACCTCTCCCACCCCTACAGCGAACCGATCATCGGCTGGGAGGAGGAAATCAAGTCCCTGACACGCGAGGACGCCCTGGCCTTCTACGAACAGTACTACGCGCCGAACAACGCCATCCTCGTCGTGGCCGGCGACATTACCGCCGAGGAGCTGAAGCCCCTGGCCGAGAAGCACTACGGCGTCCTGCCGGCGAACGAGGCGCTGGAGCGTCCCACCCTGCCCCATGAACCGCCGCACCGTGCGGCCCGGCGCATCACCGACAGCGACCCCCGTGTCGCCGAGCCGAGCTGGCAGCGCCAGTACATCGCCGACAGCGCCAACTGGGGCGAGCCGGACAACGTCATCGCCCTGCAGGTGCTGGGCGACATCCTGGGCGGCGGCTCGACCAGCCGCCTCTACCGCGCTCTGGTCGTCGAGCAGGGCATCGCGGCCTCCGCCGGCGCCTGGTATTCCGGCGTCAACCGCGGCCCCGGCGCCTTCGGTCTTTACGCCACGCCGGCACGCGGCGCGGAAATCGAGGATCTGGAGCGCGCCATCGATGCGGAGATCCGCCGTGTCATCGAGGACGGCGTGACACAGGAAGAACTGGATCGCGCCCGCACCGTGCTGCTCGCCGAAGCGGTCTACATGCGCGACAGCCTGAGCCAGGGCGCCCGCGTGTTCGGTTCGTCCCTGGTCGCCGGCCTCACCGTCGAGGACGTGGAGAGCTGGCCCGAGCGACTGAAGGGCGTCACTGTCGATGATGTCGTGCGCGCCGCGCGGGCGAACTTCCGTCCCGAAGCCTCGGTCACCGCCATTCTGTCGCCGGAGAACCCGTCATGA